The following are encoded together in the Cyanobacterium aponinum PCC 10605 genome:
- a CDS encoding class I SAM-dependent methyltransferase, translating to MQSIFNFEQFINYELLKNIYEGWQKIKAGLSLAHKNFSTEVRQRIFPYELPLEKVSSETWTVLQARLDQIIEEDWQDAKEGVYPINLLFDTDWGKFLQAYIGIWFDYPQTWQRIKNNHFQDLPPNIDSNKYPQYYRRNFHYQTDGYLSEHSANIYDLQVDILFNGVTDAMRRRILKPLKQGLNTLNSSSNPKILDVACGTGRTLKFIRATFPHASLYGIDLSAPYLRKANELLSQLPQELPQLVEGNGEELPYQDNYFQGVTSVFLFHELPNPVRQKVINECYRVLQAGGICIFADSMQLSDSPELETMMTNFPIAFHEPFYNDYIRDDLKSRLNVAGFRNIREEVHGFSKYWIATK from the coding sequence ATGCAATCAATTTTTAATTTTGAACAATTTATTAACTACGAATTGCTAAAAAACATTTACGAAGGTTGGCAAAAAATTAAAGCGGGGTTAAGTTTAGCCCACAAAAATTTTAGCACCGAAGTTCGTCAAAGAATATTTCCCTATGAACTGCCCCTAGAAAAAGTTTCATCAGAAACATGGACAGTTTTACAGGCTAGATTAGATCAAATTATTGAAGAAGATTGGCAGGATGCAAAAGAAGGAGTTTATCCCATTAACCTTCTATTTGATACCGATTGGGGAAAATTTTTACAAGCATATATCGGTATTTGGTTCGACTATCCTCAGACATGGCAAAGAATCAAAAATAATCACTTTCAAGACTTACCTCCAAATATTGACTCAAATAAATATCCTCAATACTACCGTCGCAATTTTCATTATCAAACTGATGGCTATTTGAGTGAACATTCTGCTAACATCTATGATTTACAAGTTGATATTCTTTTTAACGGTGTTACCGATGCCATGCGTCGCCGTATTCTCAAACCCTTAAAACAAGGCTTAAATACTTTGAATTCTAGTAGCAATCCGAAAATATTAGATGTTGCCTGTGGAACTGGTAGAACGTTAAAATTTATTCGGGCAACTTTTCCCCATGCCAGTTTATATGGGATAGATTTATCAGCCCCATACTTACGCAAAGCCAATGAATTATTATCCCAACTCCCTCAAGAATTGCCCCAATTAGTAGAGGGTAATGGGGAAGAATTACCTTATCAAGATAACTATTTTCAAGGTGTCACCAGTGTCTTTCTTTTTCATGAGTTACCTAATCCAGTGAGACAAAAGGTAATTAATGAATGCTACCGTGTTTTGCAAGCAGGTGGAATATGTATTTTTGCAGATTCGATGCAATTATCTGATTCTCCCGAATTAGAAACGATGATGACTAATTTCCCCATTGCTTTTCATGAACCTTTTTACAATGATTATATTCGGGATGATTTAAAATCTCGTTTGAATGTAGCTGGTTTTAGAAATATTCGGGAAGAAGTTCACGGTTTTAGTAAATATTGGATTGCGACAAAATAA
- a CDS encoding glycoside hydrolase family 10 protein, which produces MKYLKLISLFLATVLIFYSWSKWSYSQPIVDNRGEIRGVWLTNIDSEILFSSQNTQNAIASLKELNFNSLYPTVWNWGYTLYPSQVAEKVIGSKIDPHEGLQNRDVLAEIITKAHQSNMRVIPWFEFGFMAPADSVLATSHPQWLTRRKDDSEIWMEGKTHERVWLNPLHPQVQEFITDLVVEIVTNYDIDGIQFDDHFGYPSEFGYDSYTTGLYRREHQGKLPPLDYLDPEWIEWRSHKITEYMETLFHKIKAIKQNVIVSVSPNPQEFSKEMFLLDWAKWERKGFIEELIVQIYRDNMEAFNRELVQKDLQLAKDHIPTAIGILTGLKGRPVNLDLIEAQINTTREQNFAGVSFFFYESLWNIASETPQERQEFWAKIFSDKEVY; this is translated from the coding sequence ATGAAATATTTAAAATTAATCTCTTTATTTCTAGCTACAGTTTTAATTTTTTATAGTTGGAGTAAATGGAGTTATAGTCAACCTATAGTTGACAATCGAGGTGAAATCAGGGGGGTTTGGTTAACAAATATTGACAGTGAGATTCTTTTTTCTTCTCAAAATACACAAAATGCGATCGCATCTCTCAAGGAACTAAATTTTAATAGTCTTTATCCTACCGTTTGGAATTGGGGTTACACCCTTTATCCCAGTCAAGTGGCAGAAAAAGTTATTGGCAGTAAAATTGATCCCCACGAAGGTTTGCAAAATAGAGATGTTTTAGCTGAAATTATTACAAAAGCTCATCAGAGTAATATGAGGGTAATTCCTTGGTTTGAATTTGGTTTTATGGCTCCTGCTGATTCTGTTTTAGCCACGTCTCATCCTCAATGGTTAACCAGAAGAAAAGATGATAGTGAAATTTGGATGGAGGGAAAAACCCATGAAAGAGTGTGGTTAAATCCCCTTCATCCCCAAGTACAAGAATTTATCACAGATTTAGTAGTAGAAATAGTTACTAACTACGATATTGATGGGATACAATTTGATGATCATTTTGGCTACCCCTCTGAATTTGGTTATGATAGCTATACAACTGGACTATATCGTAGAGAACACCAAGGCAAATTACCTCCCTTAGACTATCTTGACCCCGAATGGATTGAGTGGCGATCGCACAAAATTACTGAGTATATGGAAACCCTGTTTCACAAAATAAAAGCAATCAAGCAAAATGTAATAGTTTCCGTTTCTCCTAATCCTCAAGAGTTTTCCAAAGAAATGTTTTTACTAGATTGGGCAAAATGGGAAAGAAAAGGCTTTATTGAAGAATTGATAGTACAAATTTATAGAGATAATATGGAGGCTTTTAACCGAGAATTAGTCCAAAAAGACTTACAATTAGCAAAAGATCATATTCCAACTGCGATCGGTATCTTAACAGGATTGAAAGGAAGACCAGTTAATCTCGACTTAATTGAAGCACAAATTAACACCACCAGAGAACAAAATTTTGCAGGAGTCTCTTTCTTTTTCTATGAAAGTCTTTGGAATATTGCCTCAGAAACTCCTCAAGAAAGGCAGGAATTCTGGGCAAAAATCTTTAGTGATAAAGAAGTTTACTAA
- a CDS encoding type II toxin-antitoxin system Phd/YefM family antitoxin yields MIHIPLSDLSETVQNLVNQARMTGDNLTITGEGKPLAVIQPIKEKKRATFRVMKHRGKILGDIVEPTSNLVTWDALS; encoded by the coding sequence ATGATTCACATACCCTTATCGGACTTGTCTGAAACTGTCCAAAATCTAGTTAACCAAGCACGAATGACAGGTGATAACTTAACAATTACTGGAGAAGGAAAACCCTTAGCAGTTATTCAACCTATTAAGGAGAAAAAAAGGGCAACCTTCAGGGTGATGAAACATAGAGGAAAAATATTAGGTGATATAGTTGAACCTACATCTAACCTCGTTACTTGGGATGCTTTATCATGA
- a CDS encoding putative toxin-antitoxin system toxin component, PIN family: MNLKKIILDTNILISAILNPDGTARKTLEKAYGQFTIVQSEETYQELKTRIYKPKFDKYISNAEREDFLTAMQNNSLFIQTISKISDCRDMEDNKFLELAKDAQAICLITGDKDLLTLKSLNQYQNLIITAREFMELY; this comes from the coding sequence ATGAATCTTAAAAAAATTATCCTTGATACTAACATTTTAATTAGTGCAATATTAAATCCTGATGGCACTGCTAGAAAGACATTAGAAAAAGCCTATGGTCAGTTTACAATAGTTCAAAGTGAGGAAACTTATCAAGAATTAAAAACGAGAATTTATAAACCTAAATTTGATAAATATATCTCAAATGCGGAAAGAGAAGACTTTTTAACGGCAATGCAAAATAATAGTTTATTTATTCAGACAATATCTAAAATTAGTGATTGTAGAGATATGGAAGATAATAAGTTTTTAGAACTAGCAAAAGATGCCCAAGCCATTTGTTTAATAACAGGTGACAAAGATCTTTTAACCCTAAAAAGTCTTAATCAATATCAAAATTTGATTATCACTGCCAGAGAATTCATGGAATTGTATTAG
- the accD gene encoding acetyl-CoA carboxylase, carboxyltransferase subunit beta: protein MSLFDWFDNLRKSEPEIKPQQEREIADGLWTKCPKCGVLSYTKDLQANNMVCLECEHHMPVYSDERISQLIDHDTWQPLNHHINPTDPLNFHDRKAYSDRLLELKTKTSLTDAVQTGVGLIDGLPIALGVMDFRFMGGSMGSVVGERLTRLIEYATANMMPVVIICASGGARMQEGMLSLMQMAKISGALQRHQEKKLLYIPVLTHPTTGGVTASFAMLGDLILAEPKATIGFAGRRVIEQTLREKLPDGFQTSEYLLQHGFVDAIVSRTQLKKTLAHLISLHQPFYPIGMKN from the coding sequence ATGTCTTTATTTGATTGGTTTGATAATTTGCGTAAGTCTGAACCAGAGATAAAACCTCAGCAGGAGAGAGAAATTGCTGATGGTTTATGGACAAAATGTCCTAAGTGTGGAGTTTTATCTTATACAAAAGATTTACAGGCTAATAATATGGTTTGCTTGGAATGCGAACATCATATGCCTGTTTATAGTGATGAAAGAATTAGTCAGTTAATTGACCACGATACATGGCAACCTTTAAATCATCATATTAATCCCACAGATCCCCTCAATTTTCACGATCGCAAGGCTTATAGCGATCGCCTCTTGGAATTAAAAACAAAAACTTCTCTTACTGATGCAGTACAAACTGGTGTTGGTTTAATTGATGGTTTACCCATTGCTCTAGGGGTTATGGATTTTCGTTTCATGGGGGGAAGTATGGGGTCTGTTGTGGGAGAAAGATTGACCCGTTTGATCGAGTATGCTACTGCTAATATGATGCCAGTGGTGATTATTTGTGCTTCTGGTGGTGCAAGAATGCAGGAAGGAATGTTAAGTTTAATGCAGATGGCAAAAATTTCAGGGGCGTTGCAAAGACATCAAGAAAAAAAACTTCTCTACATTCCCGTCTTAACTCATCCTACTACTGGAGGGGTAACTGCTAGTTTTGCGATGTTGGGAGATTTGATTTTAGCTGAACCGAAGGCAACTATTGGTTTTGCGGGAAGAAGAGTCATTGAACAAACTTTGAGGGAAAAATTACCTGACGGTTTCCAAACTTCAGAGTATTTATTACAACATGGTTTTGTAGATGCGATCGTATCTCGTACTCAATTAAAGAAAACTCTTGCTCACTTGATCAGTTTACATCAGCCGTTTTATCCCATAGGAATGAAGAATTAA
- a CDS encoding photosystem II manganese-stabilizing polypeptide encodes MRFRSLFVAFLIVCLGFLNACSDNVAKAYDPNTITYDEILNTGLANKCPEISEFTRGSIAISPDEPLAIVDMCLEPQEYFVKEEPVNKRQEAKFVQGKLLTRDTTSLEQIRGTLTVDEEGVLTLTELDGIDFQIATVLLPGGEQVPFFFTIKKMVATTEPGFTAVNTSADFSGEFKVPSYRGASFLDPKGRGLSSGYDNAVALPAGADKEDYLRSNLKQYETRNGEISLQITKVDGETGEISGVFESEQPSSTDLGAEEPEEVKIRGVFYARLEPQI; translated from the coding sequence ATGAGATTTCGTAGCCTGTTCGTGGCTTTCCTCATCGTCTGCTTAGGTTTTTTGAATGCTTGTAGCGACAATGTAGCCAAAGCGTACGATCCTAATACAATTACTTATGATGAAATTTTAAATACTGGATTAGCAAATAAATGCCCCGAAATTTCTGAGTTTACTCGTGGTAGCATTGCTATTTCTCCTGATGAACCTTTAGCTATTGTGGATATGTGCTTAGAACCACAAGAATACTTTGTAAAAGAAGAACCTGTAAATAAAAGACAGGAGGCTAAATTTGTTCAAGGTAAGCTCTTAACCAGAGATACCACCAGCTTAGAGCAAATCAGAGGTACTTTAACCGTTGATGAAGAAGGGGTTTTAACCTTAACTGAATTAGACGGTATTGACTTCCAAATCGCTACAGTTTTATTACCCGGAGGCGAACAAGTACCTTTCTTCTTCACCATCAAAAAAATGGTTGCTACTACCGAACCCGGTTTCACTGCGGTTAATACTTCTGCTGACTTTAGTGGTGAGTTTAAAGTGCCTTCCTATCGTGGTGCTTCTTTCTTAGATCCTAAAGGACGTGGTTTAAGTAGTGGTTATGATAACGCTGTTGCTTTACCTGCTGGTGCGGACAAAGAAGATTATCTTCGCAGTAATTTAAAGCAGTATGAAACCAGAAATGGCGAAATTTCTTTACAAATCACAAAAGTAGATGGTGAAACTGGAGAAATCTCTGGAGTATTTGAAAGTGAACAACCTTCTTCTACTGATTTAGGTGCAGAAGAACCCGAAGAAGTTAAAATTCGTGGTGTTTTCTATGCTCGTTTAGAACCCCAAATCTAG
- the folK gene encoding 2-amino-4-hydroxy-6-hydroxymethyldihydropteridine diphosphokinase, which translates to MTKNYQEISTSSGYQNAFPNETLSVIALGSNLGDSQKILNEAIFTLKETEKIQLINHSHWYQTKPVGPPQPDYLNGCAIINTTLSPHQLLNTLLEIEKKFGRERKEKWGARTLDLDLIFYGDLILNTSTLEIPHPRMRERTFVLEPLAEIAPHWIDPVTGLRVSELLINISENKTLNLEA; encoded by the coding sequence ATGACGAAAAATTACCAAGAAATAAGTACTTCATCAGGATACCAAAATGCGTTCCCCAATGAAACCCTCTCAGTAATTGCTTTGGGGAGTAACTTAGGAGATAGTCAGAAAATTTTAAATGAAGCCATTTTCACCCTCAAAGAAACAGAAAAAATACAATTAATTAATCATTCCCATTGGTATCAAACCAAGCCCGTAGGACCTCCTCAACCAGACTACTTAAATGGCTGTGCCATTATCAATACAACTCTTAGCCCTCATCAACTGCTCAACACTTTGCTCGAAATAGAAAAAAAATTTGGCAGGGAAAGAAAAGAAAAATGGGGAGCTCGCACCCTTGACCTAGATTTAATCTTTTATGGAGACTTAATTTTAAATACTTCCACCCTAGAAATTCCTCATCCAAGAATGAGAGAAAGAACCTTTGTCCTTGAACCCCTTGCAGAAATAGCCCCCCATTGGATTGATCCCGTAACGGGTTTAAGGGTATCTGAATTACTAATCAACATCTCAGAAAATAAGACGTTAAATTTAGAGGCTTAG
- a CDS encoding HEAT repeat domain-containing protein yields the protein MNDLSLKQTAIDFDSDLDPLDDIEVESSPAPDPELMLQLIRSDNKQEQIQAVRAFCEISEPRAIPILIEFLNNSCPLIRVSSAYALGRNTDESAVVPLINTLKNDWNGYVRKGIVWALGNNGDERAFEPLLNALKTDISAVRLWAASSLANIAKLNYEDTITALPVLIKALRQDEVPAVRSNCGWTIGQLCRELPYNVVYATAIDALIEALVEDKDLGVKEDAKMALLRLGDPRGLQMIEELELEGII from the coding sequence ATGAATGATCTAAGTTTAAAGCAAACCGCTATTGATTTTGATTCCGACCTCGATCCATTGGACGACATTGAGGTTGAGTCTTCTCCTGCTCCTGATCCAGAATTAATGTTACAGTTGATTCGCAGTGATAATAAACAGGAGCAAATCCAAGCTGTTCGGGCTTTTTGCGAAATTAGCGAACCCAGAGCAATTCCTATTTTAATCGAATTTTTAAATAATAGTTGTCCTTTAATTCGGGTTAGTTCTGCTTATGCCCTTGGACGAAATACCGATGAAAGTGCTGTTGTTCCTTTAATTAATACTCTCAAGAACGATTGGAATGGCTATGTGCGTAAAGGCATTGTTTGGGCTTTGGGTAATAATGGCGACGAGCGAGCTTTTGAACCTTTGTTAAATGCTCTTAAAACTGATATTAGTGCGGTTCGTTTATGGGCGGCTAGTAGTTTGGCAAATATTGCTAAGTTGAATTATGAAGATACCATTACTGCTTTACCAGTGTTAATTAAAGCCTTGAGACAAGACGAAGTTCCAGCAGTGCGTAGTAATTGCGGTTGGACTATTGGACAATTATGTCGTGAATTACCTTACAATGTTGTTTATGCCACTGCGATCGATGCTTTAATTGAGGCATTAGTAGAGGATAAGGATTTAGGGGTTAAGGAAGATGCGAAGATGGCTTTACTAAGATTGGGTGATCCTCGTGGTTTACAAATGATTGAGGAGTTAGAATTAGAGGGGATCATATAA
- a CDS encoding 4'-phosphopantetheinyl transferase family protein, whose product MTFWDLQSWQKISILPFSLFPYDVHLFYGNVSNFLDFIPFFKSLLSDDELNKALYFKSQERCNSYLVNKGILRVILANYLLIKPEEIFFFYNKKGKPVLDFSINNIGLNFNLSHSKTDIIYCFSLLNLGVDLEELEDNNNLLRIAKRFFAQEEYQYLQHLKKEEQVKTFYQFWTKKEAYLKAIGEGLSGGLNTINFCTNSYSQWQINNFSLDDNFVGAIAVNAQYKCNYYSLELLPEILEQLILNLSQL is encoded by the coding sequence ATGACTTTCTGGGATTTACAATCTTGGCAAAAGATTTCTATTTTACCCTTTTCTTTATTTCCCTATGATGTTCATCTTTTTTATGGTAATGTTAGTAATTTTTTAGATTTTATTCCTTTTTTTAAAAGTCTTTTGTCTGATGATGAACTGAATAAAGCTCTATATTTTAAATCTCAAGAAAGATGTAATAGCTATTTAGTAAATAAAGGTATTTTAAGAGTTATTTTAGCAAATTATTTATTAATAAAACCAGAGGAGATATTCTTTTTTTATAATAAAAAAGGTAAGCCTGTATTAGATTTTAGCATAAACAATATAGGTTTAAATTTTAATTTATCTCATAGTAAAACAGATATAATTTATTGTTTCTCTCTATTAAATTTAGGGGTTGATTTAGAGGAACTAGAAGATAATAATAATTTATTAAGGATAGCAAAAAGATTTTTTGCACAGGAAGAATATCAATATTTACAGCATTTAAAAAAAGAAGAACAAGTTAAAACTTTTTACCAATTTTGGACAAAAAAAGAAGCCTATTTAAAAGCTATAGGAGAGGGATTATCCGGCGGATTAAATACTATTAATTTTTGTACTAACTCTTACTCTCAATGGCAAATTAATAATTTTTCTTTGGATGATAATTTTGTAGGTGCGATCGCAGTTAATGCACAATACAAGTGTAACTATTATTCCTTAGAATTGTTACCAGAAATACTTGAACAGTTAATTCTTAATCTTAGCCAGCTATAA
- a CDS encoding bifunctional diguanylate cyclase/phosphodiesterase, giving the protein MKRSLERLTNNLKQVAIASSQQIDTEELKQLFQEGKANEEGSSDDPRYKSQLQWMEKINQLHPNIFLFTFTHPNISQLSPTDKTEIIYLVDVWRGKNPQKSVDFLESAPATSYHLQTLAEGATVYRNFYKDKWGSWITYYAPIKDSSGQIIAGIGADMQTEEINEIQKDIRERFLSFFVISYPIFFCSIIGLSHFLTTRLGKLQKYAQAVGEGNYQPDIDISDTNFMFSVFRDERMVLSKALREMAGKIKQREDLLNGIFNQVAVGIAIHDVDYRLEIVNNTLCKLLDYSENELRQQSGYFFIHPEDTVSTQEYLREICFSTNLNPTSVEKRIITKKGEVKWLEITTTIIGEREKQCFVTIFQDVTKRRFMETKLIEAANTDFLTKLPNRAYFMATLENLLQEAKNTPHQLFALLLVDLDNFKTINDSLGHLAGDKFLIDIAYSLRRCLSSSHMVARLGGDEFAILLDSITKVEDAIAVAEKIQVEISSPFYIHNQEFFTTCSIGIVLSHNQTTNSPYLRAEDLFRDADIAMYQVKNKGKGDYQVFGREMYDDFIRRLQLQNDLRKSIEKDNLIIYYQPIIDLKTGKITSIESLVRWQHPELGFLNPNKFLPIAEQSGLMISLGKLVLNKACNQLKQWQEANLIPENVCINVNVSEQQFEQGNILQQIKDVLNKTQISPHNLRIEITESIIAHQIQNITKILSEIKKLGVKIAIDDFGTGYSSLARLRNFPLNQIKIDKAFVKPLNTHPKNIKFLQGIITLCHNLELNVVCEGIETETQLEILQKLNCNYGQGYLFSKPLSQEEFSLWIMNQI; this is encoded by the coding sequence ATGAAGCGAAGTTTAGAACGTTTGACAAATAATTTGAAACAAGTTGCGATCGCATCTTCGCAACAGATTGATACAGAAGAGTTAAAGCAACTATTCCAAGAAGGCAAAGCCAATGAAGAAGGTAGTTCAGACGATCCACGCTACAAAAGTCAACTACAATGGATGGAAAAGATAAACCAGTTACACCCCAATATTTTTTTATTTACTTTTACTCACCCCAATATCTCTCAATTATCCCCCACAGATAAAACCGAAATTATCTATTTAGTAGATGTATGGAGAGGAAAAAACCCTCAAAAAAGCGTTGATTTCTTAGAATCTGCCCCCGCCACATCATATCATTTACAAACTCTTGCAGAAGGGGCTACAGTTTATCGAAATTTTTACAAAGATAAATGGGGGAGTTGGATAACTTATTATGCACCCATCAAAGATTCATCAGGACAAATAATTGCGGGAATAGGCGCAGATATGCAAACAGAAGAAATAAATGAGATACAAAAAGATATTCGTGAAAGATTTTTATCTTTTTTTGTCATATCCTATCCTATTTTTTTCTGTTCCATTATCGGATTATCCCATTTCTTAACTACCCGTTTAGGAAAATTACAAAAATATGCCCAAGCTGTGGGAGAAGGCAATTATCAACCAGATATAGACATTTCAGACACTAATTTCATGTTTTCTGTGTTTCGAGATGAAAGAATGGTGTTGAGTAAAGCCTTACGGGAAATGGCGGGGAAAATTAAGCAACGAGAAGACTTATTAAATGGTATTTTTAACCAAGTAGCTGTGGGCATTGCTATCCATGATGTTGACTACAGACTAGAAATAGTTAACAATACTTTGTGTAAATTATTGGATTACTCAGAAAATGAATTAAGACAACAGTCAGGCTATTTTTTTATTCATCCAGAAGATACGGTATCCACCCAAGAATATTTGCGAGAAATTTGCTTTTCTACTAATCTTAATCCAACTTCGGTAGAAAAACGCATCATCACGAAAAAAGGAGAGGTTAAATGGTTAGAAATAACAACTACTATTATTGGGGAAAGAGAAAAACAATGTTTCGTGACTATTTTTCAGGACGTTACTAAACGTCGCTTTATGGAAACTAAGTTAATTGAAGCGGCGAATACCGATTTTCTAACGAAATTACCCAACAGGGCTTATTTTATGGCAACCTTAGAAAATTTGTTGCAGGAAGCTAAGAATACTCCTCATCAGCTATTTGCTTTATTATTGGTTGACTTAGATAATTTTAAAACTATTAATGATAGTCTTGGACATTTAGCAGGAGATAAATTTCTCATTGATATTGCCTATAGTTTACGCCGTTGTTTATCCTCTTCCCATATGGTGGCAAGGTTAGGGGGAGATGAATTTGCAATTCTCCTCGATTCTATCACTAAAGTTGAAGATGCGATCGCAGTTGCAGAAAAAATTCAAGTAGAGATAAGCTCACCTTTTTATATTCATAATCAGGAATTTTTTACCACCTGTAGTATTGGAATTGTCTTAAGTCATAATCAAACTACAAATTCTCCTTATCTTCGTGCAGAGGATTTATTTAGAGATGCCGACATAGCCATGTATCAAGTAAAAAATAAAGGCAAAGGAGATTATCAAGTTTTCGGGAGAGAAATGTATGACGATTTTATCAGGCGTTTACAATTACAAAATGATCTGAGAAAATCCATTGAAAAAGATAATTTAATTATTTATTACCAACCTATAATAGATTTAAAAACAGGAAAAATAACCAGTATTGAATCTTTAGTGCGTTGGCAACATCCAGAATTAGGATTTTTAAATCCTAATAAATTTTTGCCCATCGCCGAACAAAGTGGGCTGATGATTAGCCTTGGCAAATTAGTGTTAAATAAGGCTTGTAATCAATTGAAACAGTGGCAAGAAGCCAATTTAATTCCAGAAAATGTTTGTATAAATGTCAATGTTAGTGAGCAACAATTTGAGCAGGGAAATATCTTACAACAAATTAAAGATGTTTTAAACAAAACCCAAATTTCACCTCATAATTTACGTATAGAAATTACAGAATCAATCATTGCTCATCAAATTCAAAATATTACAAAAATTTTATCAGAAATCAAAAAACTAGGAGTTAAAATTGCGATCGATGATTTTGGTACTGGTTATTCTTCTCTAGCTAGATTGAGGAATTTTCCTTTAAATCAAATAAAAATTGATAAAGCATTTGTTAAACCATTAAATACTCATCCTAAAAATATTAAATTTTTACAAGGAATAATTACCCTTTGTCATAATCTCGAATTAAATGTTGTTTGTGAAGGAATTGAAACAGAAACACAACTAGAAATTTTACAAAAACTAAACTGTAATTATGGACAAGGATATTTATTTTCTAAGCCATTGAGTCAGGAAGAATTTTCTCTTTGGATAATGAATCAAATCTAA
- the hrcA gene encoding heat-inducible transcriptional repressor HrcA — translation MTVQIKLNERHHKVLQATIKHYIATAEPVGSKTLMKEYDFSVSSATIRNAMGKLEKAGFLYQPYTSAGRIPSDSGYRVYVDQLLTEQNTVKVSLDPFLDATWLNLSGRYEILFQKITKILAEVSGCIALITLPQVSGNIIHHLQLVRVADNKIMLVIVIDNYQTESFVLDSKELTFNSQKLHPEVLDSELEILSNFLNHKLKGKSLREINHLDGSELDNDFKLYTDFINHLLTKIKSSYHLAQSTPILLQGFSQLVQQPEFSSIDQVKILLNFLETEQKQLLPLLFNINENLDGKRVKIHIGSENPLESMRSCSLISAYYFQEDYPVGSVGIIGPTRMPYEQAIALVECTANYLSEKM, via the coding sequence ATGACTGTTCAAATTAAGCTCAATGAACGCCATCATAAAGTATTACAGGCAACTATTAAGCATTACATCGCAACGGCTGAACCAGTGGGGTCAAAAACTTTAATGAAAGAGTATGACTTTAGCGTTAGTTCTGCGACAATTCGTAATGCGATGGGGAAATTAGAAAAGGCTGGTTTTTTATATCAACCTTATACTTCTGCCGGGCGTATCCCCTCTGATTCCGGTTATCGTGTTTACGTGGATCAACTTTTAACGGAACAAAATACTGTTAAAGTTTCCCTTGATCCTTTTCTCGATGCTACTTGGCTCAATTTATCCGGGCGTTATGAAATTCTTTTTCAAAAAATAACAAAAATTCTTGCAGAAGTAAGTGGCTGTATTGCTTTAATTACCCTACCTCAAGTCTCAGGTAATATTATTCATCATCTTCAGTTAGTTCGAGTTGCTGATAATAAAATTATGTTGGTGATCGTCATAGATAATTACCAAACAGAATCTTTCGTCTTAGATAGTAAGGAATTAACGTTTAATTCTCAAAAGTTACATCCTGAAGTTCTTGATAGTGAGCTAGAAATTTTATCGAATTTTTTAAATCATAAATTAAAGGGTAAATCTCTGAGGGAAATTAATCATTTAGATGGCAGTGAGTTGGATAATGATTTTAAACTTTACACAGATTTTATTAATCATTTGCTCACAAAGATAAAGTCTAGTTATCATTTAGCTCAAAGTACTCCTATTTTATTGCAGGGATTCTCACAATTAGTACAACAACCTGAATTTTCAAGTATAGATCAGGTTAAAATTCTGTTAAATTTTTTAGAAACAGAGCAAAAACAGCTTCTACCTCTTTTATTTAATATTAATGAAAATTTGGACGGAAAAAGAGTAAAAATTCATATTGGTTCAGAAAACCCATTGGAGTCGATGCGCTCTTGTAGCTTAATATCTGCTTATTATTTTCAAGAAGATTATCCTGTGGGTAGTGTTGGCATTATTGGACCGACGAGAATGCCCTATGAACAGGCGATCGCCCTTGTTGAATGTACGGCTAATTATCTATCTGAAAAAATGTAA